In Devosia litorisediminis, one genomic interval encodes:
- a CDS encoding gamma-glutamyl-gamma-aminobutyrate hydrolase family protein, whose amino-acid sequence MPSTRKPVIGVISCTRTVEGEDAYIVKTRYVDALAKHADAVPLICPAITTRDDADAMLARLDAILLTGSNSNIEPHHYGAASGRAPYDPGRDTMSALLIKAAVAAGKPVFGICRGLQEINVALGGTLVDQRDGAEPPELPHHAPDDASLEQMFGHSHPIDVVADTPLAAITDEPTLTINSVHFQTIGALGAGLVVNARAKDGVVEAVSSVEGPTKILAVQWHPEWQPETRFHDLAFWQALGEITRDATAR is encoded by the coding sequence ATGCCCAGCACCCGCAAACCCGTTATCGGGGTCATTTCCTGCACCCGCACCGTCGAGGGCGAAGACGCCTATATCGTCAAAACCCGCTATGTGGATGCCCTCGCCAAGCATGCTGATGCGGTTCCCCTGATCTGTCCTGCCATCACAACGCGAGACGATGCGGACGCAATGCTCGCGCGGCTTGACGCCATTCTGCTGACCGGCAGCAACTCGAATATTGAACCGCACCATTATGGCGCCGCGAGCGGGCGTGCGCCATACGATCCGGGGCGTGATACGATGTCGGCCTTGCTGATCAAGGCAGCGGTGGCTGCGGGCAAACCGGTGTTCGGGATTTGCCGGGGACTGCAGGAAATCAATGTGGCTCTGGGCGGTACACTGGTGGACCAGCGGGATGGCGCAGAGCCACCTGAATTACCGCACCACGCCCCAGACGATGCGTCGCTTGAGCAGATGTTTGGACACAGCCACCCGATCGACGTGGTGGCGGACACGCCCCTGGCCGCCATTACTGACGAGCCGACGCTCACCATCAACAGCGTTCACTTCCAGACGATCGGGGCACTGGGCGCGGGACTGGTGGTCAACGCGCGTGCTAAAGATGGCGTAGTGGAAGCAGTTTCCTCGGTCGAGGGACCGACGAAAATCCTGGCGGTGCAATGGCATCCGGAGTGGCAACCAGAGACCCGGTTTCACGATCTGGCATTCTGGCAGGCGCTGGGCGAAATCACGCGCGACGCCACGGCGCGATAA